One genomic region from Arthrobacter sp. YN encodes:
- a CDS encoding ABC transporter substrate-binding protein gives MAVNLGPFQAAEGAGPGRRTFLKTLGIGAVAASGIPLLSACTGGSGPAPGASSKSLTFGSGSSDEVPRAAYKAVTDAFTKKSGFDVVTNVVPHNDFQNKINSYLQGSPDESFTWFAGYRMQYYAEKGLLAPVDDVWEKIGGNFSDAIKKASTGPDGKMYLVPNYNYPWGFFYRKSFWAEKGYSVPATFDELTTLAAKMKADGIIPIGFADKDGWPAMGTFDYINMRLNGYQFHIDLTAHKESWDQKKVSDVFDTWKALLPFQDPAALGQTWQDAAKALEAKKTGMYLLGSFVTQQFTDPAVLADIDFFPFPEIAMEGTDAVEAPIDGLLLSKKGGENQAARDYLAFMGTPEGQDAYAAVDTSNIATAKGADTSKYSALNKKCADTIANAKYISQFLDRDALPAMANNVMIPALQSFIKDGSVDVKNLEAQAKSLYAAQ, from the coding sequence ATGGCTGTAAACCTTGGCCCGTTCCAGGCGGCGGAAGGCGCCGGTCCAGGACGGCGAACCTTCCTCAAAACACTTGGAATCGGCGCCGTAGCCGCCTCCGGCATCCCCTTGCTGTCTGCATGCACGGGTGGTTCCGGTCCTGCCCCTGGTGCTTCATCAAAAAGCCTCACCTTCGGCTCGGGTTCATCGGACGAAGTTCCCCGTGCTGCCTACAAGGCAGTAACGGACGCCTTCACCAAAAAGTCGGGCTTCGACGTGGTGACCAACGTGGTTCCCCACAACGACTTCCAGAACAAGATCAACTCCTACCTGCAGGGCAGCCCGGATGAGTCCTTCACCTGGTTTGCCGGTTACCGCATGCAGTACTACGCAGAAAAGGGCCTCCTGGCTCCCGTCGACGACGTGTGGGAAAAGATCGGCGGCAACTTCTCCGACGCCATCAAGAAGGCGTCCACCGGCCCTGACGGCAAGATGTACTTGGTCCCCAACTACAACTACCCGTGGGGCTTCTTCTACCGGAAGAGCTTCTGGGCGGAAAAGGGCTACTCAGTTCCCGCTACCTTCGATGAGCTGACCACGCTCGCTGCCAAGATGAAGGCCGATGGCATCATTCCGATCGGCTTTGCCGACAAGGACGGCTGGCCCGCCATGGGCACTTTCGACTACATCAACATGCGCCTCAACGGGTACCAGTTCCACATCGACCTGACCGCGCACAAGGAGAGCTGGGACCAGAAGAAGGTCAGCGACGTCTTCGATACCTGGAAAGCACTTCTGCCGTTCCAAGACCCCGCAGCACTGGGGCAGACCTGGCAGGACGCAGCCAAAGCCCTTGAGGCCAAGAAGACCGGCATGTATCTCCTGGGCTCATTCGTGACGCAGCAGTTCACGGATCCCGCAGTACTGGCGGACATCGACTTCTTCCCGTTCCCGGAGATCGCCATGGAGGGAACTGACGCTGTTGAAGCTCCGATCGATGGCCTGCTGCTGTCGAAGAAGGGTGGAGAGAACCAGGCTGCCCGCGACTACCTTGCCTTCATGGGAACCCCGGAGGGCCAGGACGCTTACGCGGCCGTAGATACTTCCAACATCGCGACGGCCAAGGGCGCTGACACGTCCAAGTACTCTGCCCTGAACAAGAAGTGTGCGGACACCATCGCGAACGCGAAGTACATCAGCCAGTTCCTGGACCGCGATGCGTTGCCGGCCATGGCCAACAACGTCATGATTCCGGCTCTTCAGTCCTTCATTAAGGATGGAAGCGTCGACGTGAAGAACCTGGAAGCGCAGGCAAAGTCGCTCTACGCGGCCCAATAG
- a CDS encoding carbohydrate ABC transporter permease, producing MTTTSPVADAPPLVQSRKRAGRWMGWAFVGPFMAVFLLVFVAPVLYAFYLSLFQNQMVGGDKFVGGANYLQALGDPQFWDSVIRVAIFLVVQVPIMLFLALFAALALDSGRLRASSFFRISVFLPYAVPAVVATLMWGFIYGPRFGLFGSINDFFGLDLAEPLSSSWILASIGNINTWEFTGYNMLIFYSALKVIPAELYEAANLDGAGTFRVIRSIKLPSIRGAIGIASIFSVIGSFQLFNEPNILKALAPNSISSYFTPNMYAYNLSFAGQQFNYAAAISIIMGVLTVIVAYVVQLSGSRKDA from the coding sequence ATGACAACGACGTCGCCCGTGGCCGACGCTCCACCCTTGGTCCAATCCCGCAAGCGCGCAGGTAGATGGATGGGGTGGGCATTCGTGGGCCCGTTCATGGCTGTCTTCCTGCTGGTATTCGTGGCTCCAGTCCTCTACGCGTTCTACCTGAGCCTCTTCCAGAACCAGATGGTGGGCGGCGACAAGTTCGTTGGGGGAGCCAACTATCTTCAGGCGCTTGGCGATCCCCAGTTCTGGGACTCCGTGATCAGGGTGGCCATCTTCCTGGTGGTCCAGGTCCCCATCATGTTGTTCCTCGCCCTTTTCGCAGCCTTGGCACTGGACAGCGGGCGTCTCCGCGCGTCGTCGTTCTTCCGCATTTCTGTATTCCTCCCGTACGCAGTACCGGCAGTAGTGGCGACGCTGATGTGGGGATTCATCTACGGCCCCCGTTTTGGCCTGTTCGGCAGCATTAACGATTTCTTCGGGTTGGATCTGGCCGAGCCCCTCTCTTCCAGCTGGATCCTCGCCTCGATCGGGAACATCAACACCTGGGAGTTCACGGGCTACAACATGCTGATCTTCTATTCGGCGCTGAAGGTCATCCCCGCGGAACTGTATGAGGCAGCAAACCTTGACGGAGCAGGCACGTTCCGGGTGATCCGGAGCATCAAGCTTCCCTCCATCCGCGGAGCCATCGGCATTGCGAGCATCTTTTCGGTCATCGGCAGCTTCCAGTTGTTCAACGAGCCGAACATCCTCAAGGCGTTGGCACCAAACTCCATCAGCTCATACTTCACGCCGAACATGTACGCATACAACCTCTCGTTTGCAGGCCAGCAGTTCAATTACGCCGCGGCTATCTCCATCATCATGGGCGTCCTGACGGTCATTGTTGCCTACGTCGTCCAACTCTCCGGCTCGCGAAAGGATGCCTAG
- a CDS encoding carbohydrate ABC transporter permease, translating into MSTIARTLPVQTGRTGKTGKRHYGTHIFLIVMAAIWLVPLVWSLYTALRPKEDTDKYGYFSFGGSFGFENFVQAWNQGGFSKYFLNSVLITVPTVLLTLLFASMMAFAVSRVSWKFNITLLIMFTAGNLLPPQVLAAPLFEMFKHVSLPYSMSDSGNLLNTYIAVIIVDTAFQIGFCTFVLSNYMKALPQDLTEAALVDGAGIWRQYWNIIMPLCRPALAALGTLQVIFIYNDFFWPLLFIQSGDRLPITTAINNLQGQFLSNYNLIAAGAMITLIPTMIIYLVLQRQFVAGLTLGASKG; encoded by the coding sequence ATGAGCACCATCGCCCGTACCCTTCCTGTCCAGACCGGCAGGACCGGCAAGACCGGCAAACGCCACTATGGCACTCACATCTTCCTCATCGTTATGGCCGCCATCTGGTTGGTACCGCTGGTATGGTCGCTCTATACGGCGCTCCGTCCCAAAGAGGACACCGACAAATACGGCTACTTCAGCTTCGGCGGCAGCTTCGGCTTCGAGAACTTCGTCCAGGCCTGGAACCAGGGAGGATTCTCGAAGTACTTCCTGAACTCAGTCCTGATCACGGTTCCCACCGTCCTGCTGACGCTTCTCTTCGCGTCCATGATGGCTTTTGCAGTATCGCGGGTGAGCTGGAAGTTCAACATCACGCTGCTGATCATGTTCACCGCCGGCAACCTCCTGCCACCGCAGGTCCTTGCAGCACCGCTGTTTGAGATGTTCAAACATGTTTCCCTGCCGTACTCAATGAGCGACTCCGGTAACCTGCTCAATACCTACATAGCCGTCATCATCGTGGACACTGCTTTCCAGATTGGCTTCTGCACCTTTGTGCTCTCCAATTACATGAAAGCCCTGCCGCAAGACCTGACGGAAGCTGCGTTGGTGGATGGCGCTGGAATCTGGCGGCAGTACTGGAACATCATCATGCCACTCTGCCGTCCGGCACTCGCGGCTTTGGGCACGCTGCAAGTCATCTTCATCTACAACGACTTCTTCTGGCCCTTGCTGTTTATCCAGAGCGGTGACAGGCTCCCGATCACCACCGCCATCAACAACCTCCAGGGCCAGTTCCTGAGCAACTACAACCTGATCGCGGCTGGTGCCATGATCACCTTGATTCCCACCATGATCATCTACCTTGTCCTGCAACGACAGTTCGTGGCAGGGCTTACCCTGGGCGCAAGCAAGGGGTAG
- a CDS encoding alkaline phosphatase family protein, producing MAHHLRLWAGVAATAVALTGTVLSSAPVMAAEAPIAKTLIIGVDGAAFDSLGPAGMPRLDALRAQGTTSVSNLYTQPMAETSSGPGWATIATGVWPDKHNVLDNGFGSPQFGAYPDYLTRINAASPSRKTAAMGTWQPITATIFGPGVDVRTKFSTDADTTTAAVDAISTGSVDDLFFYLEDVDTVGHRVGTSGADYGAALASADARIGQVMDAVAARPSNEEWTVVVTTDHGHTPTGGHGGSSAGERRVFTTMVGKGIAANLTRYDAKLVDVAPTVMAAAGVPVKSEWNLDGNPFGSLTHDDFDSLRPVLQPGVDETAIPAGTLGWTKATPVGWSIDNSAMPTGGTAEWRGWTFATDDFWTAADRDQGRETTVRGRDVIAVADSDEWDDKQHASGQFDSTLVSPAFPVDGLRRASLSYATNYAIDGPQSATVTVTFDTGATQTLKSYSTATNTVEKLPFTVPTGATTAQFRFRYTGENSSFWAVDAVGIQDAIAASDIRYVVNAGGQQTSDWVSLTSAAAQDGGLLNSTADQPFGADPAGGAPWGYESPGSGSSGESSGDMFSTLRYAVSSRDLTYRFGNLQPGMYTVHAGYADPWSWDNRGAEVTINNEVREADHDYSSENQAAAYGNVTVGENGELTFTLSKTRSSDVQLSWLIVSAVNPGETGNPPTHSATTAMRCIGNKAYLAVSVQNTTAEALTIAVDTAYGSKSFAGVAPGKSASIAFNSRAAILPAGSVSVTSGATDESAGFTSTVPYTGTSCP from the coding sequence ATGGCACACCATCTACGTCTGTGGGCGGGGGTCGCGGCTACGGCCGTGGCACTGACCGGCACAGTCTTGTCCAGCGCCCCCGTGATGGCCGCCGAGGCGCCCATAGCGAAGACGCTGATTATCGGGGTTGACGGGGCAGCCTTCGATTCACTGGGCCCGGCAGGGATGCCCCGGTTGGATGCGCTGCGTGCTCAGGGCACAACGTCGGTCAGCAACCTGTATACCCAGCCAATGGCGGAGACGTCCTCCGGGCCGGGATGGGCAACCATCGCCACCGGCGTCTGGCCGGACAAGCACAACGTCCTGGACAACGGGTTTGGCTCTCCACAATTTGGCGCTTACCCGGACTACCTGACACGCATCAACGCGGCATCACCGTCGCGCAAGACCGCGGCAATGGGAACATGGCAGCCCATTACCGCCACCATTTTCGGTCCGGGTGTGGACGTGCGGACCAAGTTCTCCACCGATGCGGACACAACGACAGCCGCAGTGGACGCAATTTCCACTGGCTCAGTGGACGATCTCTTCTTCTACCTGGAGGACGTGGACACGGTGGGGCACCGTGTGGGCACCAGTGGGGCTGACTACGGCGCGGCTCTTGCCAGCGCGGACGCAAGGATTGGCCAAGTCATGGACGCGGTGGCGGCACGCCCAAGCAACGAGGAATGGACGGTTGTTGTCACCACCGACCATGGTCACACCCCCACAGGAGGCCACGGCGGAAGCTCCGCGGGGGAGCGGCGTGTCTTTACCACGATGGTTGGCAAGGGAATCGCCGCAAACCTCACCCGGTACGACGCCAAGCTTGTGGACGTTGCCCCCACCGTCATGGCCGCCGCAGGGGTGCCCGTGAAGTCCGAATGGAATCTCGACGGAAATCCCTTTGGCAGCCTCACCCACGATGACTTCGACTCCCTGCGCCCAGTGCTGCAGCCCGGCGTCGATGAGACCGCGATCCCCGCGGGCACTCTTGGGTGGACCAAGGCGACGCCTGTGGGGTGGTCCATCGACAACTCGGCAATGCCTACCGGGGGGACTGCGGAGTGGCGGGGGTGGACCTTTGCCACGGATGACTTCTGGACAGCGGCCGATCGCGATCAGGGCCGTGAAACGACGGTACGTGGCCGCGACGTAATCGCGGTGGCTGACTCGGACGAATGGGACGACAAGCAGCACGCGTCCGGTCAGTTCGACTCGACGCTGGTCAGTCCCGCTTTTCCCGTTGACGGGCTGCGACGCGCGAGCCTCAGCTACGCAACCAACTACGCCATCGATGGTCCCCAGTCAGCCACAGTCACAGTAACCTTCGATACCGGGGCCACCCAGACGCTGAAGAGTTACTCCACGGCTACGAATACGGTGGAGAAACTGCCCTTCACCGTGCCAACAGGAGCCACGACGGCACAGTTCCGGTTCCGTTACACGGGAGAGAACAGTTCCTTCTGGGCTGTGGACGCGGTGGGTATCCAGGACGCGATCGCGGCGTCCGACATCCGTTACGTGGTCAACGCCGGCGGACAGCAGACATCTGACTGGGTGTCGCTGACCAGTGCGGCCGCCCAGGACGGGGGTCTCCTCAACAGCACGGCCGATCAGCCCTTCGGTGCGGACCCGGCCGGCGGAGCGCCCTGGGGATACGAAAGCCCCGGTAGTGGGAGCAGCGGCGAATCCAGCGGAGATATGTTCTCAACTTTGCGGTACGCCGTATCCAGCCGGGACCTGACCTACCGGTTCGGAAACCTTCAGCCGGGCATGTACACGGTTCACGCCGGGTATGCCGATCCCTGGTCCTGGGACAACCGCGGTGCCGAGGTGACCATTAACAACGAGGTCCGCGAAGCCGACCATGACTACTCATCGGAGAACCAGGCCGCGGCCTACGGCAACGTCACCGTTGGCGAGAACGGCGAACTCACCTTCACGCTCAGCAAGACGCGCTCCTCTGATGTGCAGTTGAGCTGGCTCATTGTCAGTGCCGTGAACCCTGGGGAAACCGGTAACCCGCCCACGCACTCGGCCACCACCGCCATGCGATGCATCGGAAACAAGGCCTACCTCGCGGTCTCCGTGCAGAACACCACAGCAGAGGCTCTGACCATCGCTGTGGATACTGCCTATGGGTCCAAGTCCTTTGCCGGGGTAGCACCTGGGAAGAGTGCTTCGATCGCTTTCAACAGCCGTGCTGCGATACTCCCGGCCGGCTCCGTCAGTGTCACCTCGGGTGCAACGGATGAGTCTGCAGGCTTCACCTCGACAGTTCCTTACACCGGCACCAGCTGCCCATAA
- a CDS encoding LacI family DNA-binding transcriptional regulator, with translation MDQENTIIGTPAGPSKESRKLAAKKRATRGPSIGDVAKAAGVSAQTVSRVSNGLTNVEESTKNRVLDAMKELGYRPNRAARALKSGQFKSIGVIMFTLSSFGNMRTLDAIATAASQAGYSVTLIPVQDPTTGTVSGAYERLREQQVDGVVVIFEAHLLDDADITLPEDLPAVVIDSNAGFGYPMVDTDQAQGARIATQHLLDLGHQRVWHIGGPTTSFSATHREESWRRTLKDAGIEAPSVPHGDWSTESGYQIGLELAGNPDVTAIFAANDQMALGAMRALHEQGRRIPEDVSIVGFDDLDESTSFWPPLTTIHQDFYAVGHLSIENLLQQIAGTGSVDDFTTVPTSMVVRKSTAAPPEGARPPSARKKRVAADKG, from the coding sequence ATGGATCAGGAGAACACAATCATCGGGACTCCGGCGGGACCGTCCAAGGAGTCCCGGAAGCTCGCGGCCAAAAAGCGCGCCACCAGGGGGCCGTCCATCGGGGACGTGGCAAAGGCCGCAGGCGTCTCCGCCCAAACCGTTTCCCGGGTTTCCAACGGACTCACCAATGTCGAAGAATCCACTAAGAACAGGGTTCTCGACGCCATGAAGGAACTTGGCTACCGGCCCAACAGGGCCGCACGTGCGCTCAAGAGCGGCCAGTTCAAATCCATCGGTGTCATCATGTTCACCCTCTCCAGCTTCGGCAACATGCGAACCTTGGACGCCATCGCCACGGCTGCCTCGCAGGCGGGCTATTCAGTGACGCTCATCCCCGTGCAGGACCCCACCACCGGAACCGTGTCCGGGGCCTACGAAAGACTGCGGGAGCAGCAGGTCGACGGTGTGGTTGTCATCTTCGAAGCCCACCTTTTGGATGACGCTGACATAACGCTTCCGGAGGACCTCCCGGCCGTAGTCATCGATTCCAACGCCGGTTTTGGCTACCCCATGGTGGATACTGACCAGGCACAGGGTGCACGCATTGCGACCCAGCACCTTCTGGACCTTGGCCACCAACGGGTGTGGCATATCGGTGGACCCACCACGTCCTTCTCGGCGACGCACCGGGAAGAATCATGGAGGCGGACGCTCAAGGACGCCGGTATTGAGGCCCCTTCGGTCCCCCATGGCGACTGGTCCACCGAATCCGGCTACCAAATCGGTCTCGAGCTTGCGGGCAACCCGGATGTCACGGCCATTTTTGCCGCCAACGACCAAATGGCCTTGGGAGCGATGCGTGCCCTGCATGAACAGGGTCGCCGCATTCCCGAAGATGTCAGCATTGTTGGATTCGACGACCTGGACGAGTCCACGTCCTTCTGGCCGCCACTGACAACAATCCACCAGGATTTCTACGCCGTGGGCCACCTGAGCATCGAAAACCTGCTTCAGCAGATTGCCGGCACCGGTTCGGTGGACGATTTCACCACCGTGCCTACCAGCATGGTGGTGCGCAAGAGCACTGCCGCTCCCCCTGAGGGAGCCCGGCCGCCGTCTGCGCGGAAAAAGCGCGTAGCTGCGGACAAGGGGTAA
- a CDS encoding carbohydrate ABC transporter permease yields the protein MGVMAVYALLPLFWLLVNSTKTQTSLFSSFGLWFSGDFALWDNIVGTLTYNDGEFLRWLANTVLYVVVGAGGATFLATLAGYGLAKFDFPGKRGVFAVVLGAVAIPGTALAVPTFLMFSQMGLTNTPWSVIIPSLISPFGLYLVWIYALESVPTEVLEAARMDGAGEFRTFFTISLRMLAPGFITVLLFTVVATWNNYFLPLIMLSQSTWYPLTVGLNSWNAQATTAGGEAIYNLVITGSFLTIVPIVGAFLFLQRFWQSGLSAGSVK from the coding sequence ATGGGGGTCATGGCAGTGTACGCACTGCTTCCCTTGTTCTGGTTGCTGGTCAACTCCACCAAGACGCAGACCTCCCTTTTCAGCTCCTTCGGCCTGTGGTTCTCCGGGGACTTCGCACTGTGGGACAACATCGTGGGTACCTTGACCTACAACGACGGCGAATTCCTGCGCTGGCTTGCCAACACCGTGCTCTATGTCGTGGTGGGTGCCGGCGGGGCAACATTCCTTGCCACCCTGGCCGGCTACGGCCTGGCCAAGTTCGATTTCCCCGGCAAGCGCGGCGTCTTCGCGGTGGTCCTGGGAGCGGTAGCTATTCCGGGCACTGCCCTTGCCGTTCCGACGTTCCTCATGTTCAGCCAGATGGGGCTCACGAACACCCCGTGGTCGGTCATCATTCCGTCCCTGATCAGCCCGTTTGGGCTCTACCTGGTGTGGATCTACGCCCTCGAATCCGTCCCCACGGAAGTTCTGGAAGCAGCGCGCATGGACGGGGCAGGGGAGTTCCGCACGTTCTTCACCATCTCGTTGCGAATGCTCGCTCCCGGCTTCATCACCGTCCTGTTGTTCACGGTGGTGGCCACCTGGAACAACTATTTCCTCCCCTTGATCATGTTGAGCCAATCAACCTGGTACCCGCTCACCGTGGGGCTCAACAGCTGGAACGCCCAAGCGACTACGGCCGGAGGCGAGGCCATCTACAACCTCGTCATCACCGGATCATTCCTCACCATCGTGCCCATCGTGGGGGCGTTCCTCTTCCTCCAGCGCTTCTGGCAGTCAGGACTGTCTGCGGGAAGCGTCAAGTAG
- a CDS encoding LacI family DNA-binding transcriptional regulator, with product MNIQEDAADSVSPASTSHTSDSPSVRSARAARGPSIGDVARAAGVSAQTVSRVSNGLTNVEEKTKQRVLDAMKELGYRPNRAARALKSGQFKSIGVIMFNLSTYGNRRTLDAIATAASQAGYSVNLIPLHDPTTGTVTGAYNRLKEQDVDGVVIIFEAHLFDRADITLPEDLPAVVIDSSPGYGYPMVDTDQAEGARFATEHLLDLGHQQVWHIGGPVSSFSARHREESWRRTLDEAGIEAPTVLHGDWSTESGYQVGMELGRNREVTAIFAANDQMALGAMRALHELGRLIPKDVSIVGFDDLEESTSFWPPLTTIRQDFLAVGRLSIEKLLQQIAGNTPASVVTTVPTRLMVRKSTAAPAH from the coding sequence GTGAACATACAAGAGGATGCCGCAGACAGCGTTAGCCCGGCCAGCACGTCGCACACCAGCGATTCACCCTCGGTCAGGAGTGCCCGAGCTGCCCGCGGCCCCTCAATCGGCGATGTTGCACGAGCAGCCGGGGTTTCCGCCCAGACCGTCTCCCGCGTATCCAACGGCCTGACGAATGTTGAAGAAAAGACCAAGCAGCGGGTGCTGGACGCCATGAAAGAACTGGGCTATCGGCCCAACAGGGCTGCACGCGCACTCAAGAGCGGTCAGTTCAAATCCATTGGCGTCATCATGTTCAATCTCTCGACCTACGGCAACAGACGCACCCTGGATGCCATCGCAACCGCTGCGTCACAGGCCGGATACTCGGTGAACCTCATCCCCCTCCACGATCCCACTACAGGTACCGTGACAGGCGCCTACAACCGGCTGAAGGAGCAAGATGTGGACGGGGTGGTCATCATCTTCGAGGCGCACCTGTTTGATCGTGCGGACATTACGTTGCCCGAGGACCTCCCCGCTGTGGTCATCGACTCAAGCCCCGGTTACGGCTATCCCATGGTGGATACAGACCAAGCCGAGGGTGCGCGGTTTGCTACTGAGCATCTCCTTGATCTAGGCCACCAGCAGGTTTGGCACATAGGGGGCCCAGTCTCCTCCTTTTCAGCCAGGCACCGGGAGGAGTCCTGGCGACGGACGCTGGACGAGGCAGGCATCGAAGCGCCCACTGTCCTTCATGGAGATTGGTCCACCGAATCCGGATATCAGGTCGGGATGGAGCTTGGCCGCAATCGGGAAGTCACCGCAATCTTCGCCGCGAACGATCAGATGGCGCTCGGGGCAATGCGAGCCCTTCATGAACTTGGGCGCCTCATCCCGAAGGATGTCAGCATTGTGGGATTTGATGACCTCGAGGAATCCACTTCCTTCTGGCCTCCACTGACCACCATCCGTCAAGACTTCCTCGCAGTTGGCCGGCTGAGCATTGAAAAGCTGCTTCAGCAGATCGCCGGTAACACCCCGGCCAGCGTCGTCACCACGGTGCCGACCCGCCTCATGGTGCGCAAAAGCACGGCCGCGCCGGCCCATTAG
- a CDS encoding Gfo/Idh/MocA family protein translates to MFPTTFPEPELFSPGKDVPALRWGLLAPGWIADLFVSAMHEHTDQRFVAVGSRSADRARSFSAQHSIARAYDSYEQLVADPEVDVVYIAAPQSEHLTLGRLSMAAGKHTLIEKPMATTADEARALAAAARNAGVLLMEALWSRYLPQTSVVRTLVHDGFLGDVRSVVADHGQAIPGYPDHRLHRRELGGGALLDLGIYPVQLDSMVLGAPQSITAIGGLLDTGVDAFSTLVLGHGRDVQSTLTTSLAVRTPSTAVISGTQARIEMDGSFYMPTTFRLAGNDGDAMVWNDTTGVTSMAGLSWEATALARFVGEGRTESPIHTLDETISILETLDEARRQLDVSASL, encoded by the coding sequence ATGTTTCCCACCACGTTTCCCGAGCCTGAACTCTTCTCCCCGGGCAAAGACGTCCCGGCGTTGCGTTGGGGGCTGCTGGCGCCTGGATGGATAGCGGACCTTTTCGTGTCTGCCATGCACGAGCACACTGACCAACGATTCGTCGCCGTCGGCTCCCGGTCTGCTGACCGTGCGCGATCGTTCTCAGCGCAGCACAGCATTGCAAGGGCGTACGACTCGTACGAGCAGCTCGTCGCCGACCCCGAGGTTGACGTGGTCTATATAGCTGCGCCGCAAAGTGAGCACTTAACGCTCGGGCGCCTGTCTATGGCTGCCGGAAAGCACACTTTGATCGAAAAGCCGATGGCGACCACTGCCGACGAAGCCCGCGCGCTGGCCGCGGCGGCTCGAAACGCCGGAGTGCTGCTGATGGAGGCGCTGTGGAGCCGCTACCTACCGCAGACCTCCGTGGTGCGCACTCTGGTTCACGACGGGTTCCTCGGGGACGTCCGTTCTGTGGTCGCCGATCACGGCCAGGCCATTCCCGGCTACCCGGATCATCGCCTTCACCGCCGCGAACTGGGCGGAGGGGCACTGCTCGACCTCGGCATCTACCCCGTACAACTGGATTCGATGGTCCTGGGTGCGCCACAATCGATCACGGCGATCGGCGGTCTGCTCGATACCGGCGTCGACGCCTTCTCCACTCTTGTGCTTGGACATGGGCGTGACGTCCAATCCACTCTCACCACCAGTCTTGCCGTCCGTACTCCGTCCACCGCAGTCATCTCAGGCACACAAGCGAGAATCGAGATGGATGGTTCCTTCTACATGCCGACCACTTTCCGCCTCGCGGGCAATGATGGTGACGCAATGGTGTGGAACGATACGACCGGGGTGACGTCCATGGCCGGGCTGTCTTGGGAAGCGACGGCATTGGCACGATTCGTTGGCGAAGGCCGTACAGAATCGCCCATCCATACTCTGGACGAGACCATCTCCATCCTCGAGACACTTGACGAAGCGCGCCGTCAGCTCGATGTATCCGCATCGCTTTAG
- a CDS encoding carbohydrate ABC transporter permease produces the protein MSTTAEKPASPNSGPPAGGAQRGTAHASPATAGRTRKKSRKVRRLSRRDKIVLGIMVGLPTLIQLLFVWLPTLASIGLSFTRWNGLDLADIKSAGTENYEFISQNYPPFWPAMQHNVLWLAFLALIATPLGLLLAVLLDQKIRGSKIYQSIFFTPVMLSLALIGIIWQLFYNRDSGLLNFLLGTAGTPQAVDWFGDSNVNIWAAMIAATWRHAGYVMILYLAGLKGVDPALREAASIDGANAVQTFFRVVFPAMRPVNIVIVVITIIESLRAFDIVYVINRGTNGLELLSALVIQNLIGEGQVIGVGSALAVVLLVISLVPIVFYLIRTFGKEKEA, from the coding sequence ATGAGTACCACAGCCGAAAAACCGGCCTCCCCGAACAGTGGGCCCCCTGCAGGCGGCGCCCAACGCGGGACAGCACACGCCTCGCCGGCAACAGCCGGAAGAACGCGCAAGAAATCCAGGAAAGTTCGCCGCCTGAGTCGCAGGGACAAAATCGTCCTTGGCATCATGGTGGGCCTTCCAACGCTCATTCAGCTGCTGTTCGTTTGGTTGCCCACCCTGGCCTCTATTGGACTGAGCTTCACCCGATGGAACGGGCTGGACTTGGCCGACATCAAGTCTGCCGGGACGGAAAACTATGAGTTCATCAGCCAGAACTACCCACCGTTCTGGCCGGCCATGCAGCACAACGTGCTGTGGCTGGCTTTCCTGGCCCTGATTGCAACGCCGCTGGGCCTTCTGCTCGCTGTGCTCCTGGACCAGAAGATCCGGGGAAGCAAGATCTACCAGAGCATCTTCTTCACGCCCGTCATGCTCTCCCTGGCATTGATCGGTATCATCTGGCAGCTCTTCTACAACCGCGACAGCGGTCTGCTGAACTTCCTGCTCGGTACGGCCGGCACGCCCCAGGCCGTGGACTGGTTCGGCGACTCGAACGTCAACATCTGGGCCGCCATGATCGCAGCTACGTGGCGCCACGCAGGCTACGTCATGATCCTCTACTTGGCTGGCCTGAAGGGTGTGGACCCTGCCCTCAGGGAAGCAGCGTCGATTGACGGCGCCAATGCTGTCCAGACCTTCTTCCGCGTTGTCTTCCCCGCCATGCGCCCGGTCAACATCGTGATCGTGGTCATCACCATCATTGAGTCCCTCCGCGCCTTTGACATTGTCTATGTCATCAACCGCGGCACCAACGGGCTTGAACTGCTCAGCGCCTTGGTGATCCAAAACCTGATCGGTGAAGGACAGGTGATCGGCGTCGGTTCAGCATTGGCCGTGGTACTGCTGGTGATTTCCCTGGTGCCGATTGTCTTCTACCTCATCCGCACCTTCGGCAAGGAGAAAGAGGCATGA